A portion of the uncultured Draconibacterium sp. genome contains these proteins:
- a CDS encoding DUF2461 domain-containing protein yields the protein MEKVLGFLKQLAENNNREWFNDNRKWYEESKEKVIFLTDVLINEIGEFDPAVRGLLPKDCVFRIFRDVRFSKDKRPYKTNFGSFVCKGGRKSMNPGYYFHLEPGGCFVAGGIYMPPSPVLKSIRNYVANHGDELLDIINEPDFKKEFPEMFDDKLKLAPKGFAKDHEHIELLKYKSFIYSKTLGENEVTGDNYIKQLVKFYEQLYPLNVYLYEALAR from the coding sequence ATGGAGAAAGTTCTTGGATTTTTAAAACAGTTGGCAGAAAACAACAACCGCGAGTGGTTTAACGATAACCGGAAATGGTACGAAGAAAGCAAGGAAAAAGTAATTTTTCTTACCGATGTATTAATTAATGAGATTGGTGAATTCGATCCCGCTGTGCGAGGATTATTACCTAAAGACTGTGTTTTTAGGATTTTTCGCGATGTGCGCTTTTCGAAAGATAAACGCCCGTATAAAACAAATTTTGGCAGTTTTGTATGTAAAGGTGGCCGTAAAAGTATGAACCCGGGTTATTATTTTCATTTGGAACCCGGTGGTTGTTTTGTTGCCGGCGGAATTTATATGCCGCCCTCTCCGGTATTAAAATCAATCAGAAACTATGTGGCAAATCATGGCGATGAGTTGTTGGATATTATAAATGAGCCTGATTTTAAAAAAGAATTTCCGGAAATGTTTGATGATAAATTGAAGTTAGCACCAAAAGGTTTTGCAAAGGATCATGAGCACATTGAGTTGCTAAAATATAAATCCTTTATCTACTCAAAAACGCTGGGAGAGAACGAGGTAACTGGCGATAATTACATTAAGCAGTTGGTAAAGTTCTACGAGCAACTTTATCCGCTCAACGTGTATTTATACGAAGCATTGGCCCGGTAG
- a CDS encoding 2-C-methyl-D-erythritol 4-phosphate cytidylyltransferase codes for MPKKFALIVAGGSGNRMESAVPKQYLEIEGKPILMYTFEAFRRFDPKIEFVLVLPKNQTEHWNKLCEKHTFNTKYKLAFGGENRFQSVKNGLEKIDEEGIVFIHDGVRPLVSEETIKHCFTEAKKSGNALPVVPPSESVRYSDKSGNKAVDRSNYFLVQTPQTFDVQSIKEAYRKAKHENFTDDASVLENAGHKINLVEGNRENIKITWPQDLIIAKSFLFPQ; via the coding sequence ATGCCAAAAAAGTTTGCTTTAATTGTTGCGGGCGGTAGCGGAAACAGAATGGAATCTGCTGTTCCGAAACAATATCTCGAAATTGAAGGGAAGCCCATTTTAATGTACACTTTTGAAGCCTTTCGGCGTTTTGATCCTAAAATTGAATTTGTGCTGGTTTTACCTAAAAACCAAACTGAACACTGGAACAAACTCTGCGAAAAGCACACATTTAACACCAAATACAAACTTGCATTTGGTGGCGAAAACCGGTTTCAATCTGTAAAAAACGGGCTGGAAAAAATTGATGAAGAGGGCATTGTTTTTATACACGACGGTGTTCGTCCGCTGGTTTCGGAAGAAACTATTAAGCACTGTTTTACCGAAGCAAAAAAATCGGGAAACGCTTTGCCTGTTGTTCCTCCGTCCGAGTCGGTTCGTTATTCCGATAAAAGCGGAAATAAAGCAGTAGACCGAAGCAACTATTTCTTGGTACAAACACCACAAACTTTTGATGTTCAATCCATAAAAGAGGCGTATAGAAAGGCTAAACACGAAAATTTTACCGACGATGCTTCCGTTCTCGAAAATGCCGGACACAAAATTAATCTTGTTGAAGGAAACCGCGAAAACATTAAAATTACCTGGCCACAAGACCTCATAATTGCAAAATCCTTTCTTTTTCCACAATAG
- a CDS encoding TetR/AcrR family transcriptional regulator → MEEKKKYIIENVGRLYFKHGIRAITMDDVAAEFGISKKTLYQYFSDKKDLVTQVIEFFLEESGETFKQLDDKNAIDSMLLIRKHVAFIYKFYNNGIEKDLKKYYPELYKKINEVKRERIFTNTIDNLKQGMSQGFYRTDLDPYFIAKLQVGRMLFTMNPDYGIFEEYEVNSLAFFDSVMDYHMNAICNEKGIKYYKKQLNKVQYEETN, encoded by the coding sequence GTGGAAGAAAAAAAGAAATATATCATTGAAAACGTAGGACGGCTTTATTTTAAGCATGGAATACGCGCTATTACAATGGATGATGTGGCGGCCGAATTTGGCATTTCAAAAAAAACGTTGTACCAGTATTTCTCCGACAAAAAAGACCTGGTTACCCAGGTTATTGAATTTTTTTTGGAAGAAAGTGGCGAAACATTCAAACAGCTTGACGATAAAAATGCCATCGACAGTATGCTTTTAATACGCAAACATGTGGCATTCATTTATAAATTCTACAACAACGGAATTGAAAAGGATTTAAAAAAGTACTACCCCGAGCTGTATAAGAAGATTAACGAAGTTAAACGCGAACGAATATTTACCAATACCATCGATAATCTGAAACAGGGCATGAGCCAAGGCTTTTACCGTACCGATCTCGATCCGTATTTTATCGCCAAACTGCAGGTGGGCCGAATGTTATTTACCATGAATCCTGATTATGGAATTTTTGAAGAATACGAAGTGAATTCGCTCGCATTTTTCGACAGCGTGATGGATTACCACATGAATGCTATTTGTAACGAAAAAGGAATAAAATATTATAAAAAACAGCTAAACAAAGTTCAGTATGAAGAAACAAATTAA